From Pantoea sp. Aalb, one genomic window encodes:
- the rpsN gene encoding 30S ribosomal protein S14, protein MAKQSMKAREVKRVKLADKFCTKRDELKSIISNVNASDKDRWDAILKLQSLPRDSSPSRQRNRCRQTGRPHGFLRKFGLSRMKVREAAMRGEIPGLKKASW, encoded by the coding sequence ATGGCTAAGCAATCTATGAAAGCACGCGAAGTTAAGCGTGTAAAATTAGCAGATAAGTTCTGTACAAAACGCGATGAACTGAAGTCAATTATTTCTAATGTGAATGCATCCGATAAAGATCGTTGGGATGCTATTCTCAAGCTACAGAGTCTACCACGTGATTCCAGTCCTTCACGTCAGCGTAATCGTTGTCGACAGACAGGTCGTCCTCATGGTTTTCTGAGGAAGTTTGGGTTGAGTCGTATGAAGGTCCGTGAAGCTGCAATGCGTGGTGAGATTCCGGGTCTTAAAAAGGCTAGTTGGTAA
- the rpsH gene encoding 30S ribosomal protein S8: protein MSMQDPIADMLTRIRNGQAANKVVVSMPSSKLKVAIANVLKEEGYIQNFKIAGEIKPALELTLKYFQGKAVVESIQRVSRPGLRIYKKKDKLPKVMAGLGIAVVSTSKGVMTDRAARRAGLGGEIICYVA from the coding sequence ATGAGTATGCAAGATCCGATCGCGGATATGTTAACACGTATCCGTAACGGTCAGGCCGCAAATAAAGTTGTGGTCTCTATGCCTTCTTCGAAATTAAAAGTGGCAATTGCCAATGTATTAAAGGAAGAAGGCTACATTCAAAATTTTAAAATTGCAGGTGAAATTAAACCTGCATTAGAACTGACTCTTAAATATTTTCAAGGTAAAGCTGTTGTAGAAAGTATTCAGCGTGTTAGTCGTCCAGGTTTACGCATTTATAAGAAGAAAGATAAATTACCTAAAGTTATGGCTGGTTTAGGTATCGCAGTAGTTTCTACTTCTAAAGGTGTTATGACTGATCGCGCAGCGCGACGAGCTGGTCTTGGTGGAGAAATTATCTGTTACGTAGCTTAA
- the rplR gene encoding 50S ribosomal protein L18 — protein MYKKSARIRRASRTRCKLKELNVTRLVVHRTPRHIYAQVIAPNSFNVLVAASTVERSIATQLKYTGNKIAAIAVGKTLAQRAIEKGIKDVSFDRSGFQYHGRVKALADAARKAGLQF, from the coding sequence ATGTATAAAAAGTCTGCTCGTATTAGACGTGCGAGTCGTACACGTTGTAAGCTTAAAGAGCTCAATGTTACTCGTCTAGTAGTACATCGTACCCCGCGTCATATTTACGCACAGGTAATTGCTCCTAATAGTTTTAATGTTTTGGTTGCTGCTTCTACGGTAGAGCGATCTATTGCTACACAACTAAAATATACTGGTAATAAAATTGCTGCTATAGCTGTCGGTAAAACTTTAGCTCAACGCGCTATCGAAAAAGGAATTAAAGATGTTTCTTTTGACCGTTCCGGGTTTCAATATCATGGTCGCGTTAAAGCACTAGCAGATGCTGCTCGTAAAGCAGGTCTTCAGTTTTAA
- the rpmC gene encoding 50S ribosomal protein L29, translating to MKVSELRKKNIEELKIELINLLREQFNLRMQVVSGKAQTSHLLNKVRHNIARIKTLLTEKSRRRK from the coding sequence ATGAAAGTATCTGAGCTGCGTAAAAAAAATATTGAAGAATTAAAAATAGAATTAATTAACTTGTTGCGTGAACAATTTAATTTACGTATGCAGGTAGTATCTGGTAAAGCACAAACGAGTCACTTGTTAAATAAAGTTCGTCATAACATCGCACGTATTAAAACTTTATTAACAGAAAAAAGCAGAAGGCGTAAATAA
- the rplO gene encoding 50S ribosomal protein L15 — translation MRLNTLAPAAGAKHASKRLARGIGSGLGKTGGRGHKGQKSRSGSGIYRGFEGGQMPLYRRLPKFGFTSRKSLFTTEIRLSDLMKIKDNSKVKDNSIVDIKALKLTNIINNHIKFVKVILSGKISIPITIHGLRVTKGARSAIEAVGGNIKEY, via the coding sequence ATGCGTTTAAACACTTTAGCTCCAGCTGCTGGAGCTAAACATGCTTCTAAGCGATTAGCTCGTGGTATAGGTTCTGGTCTTGGTAAAACTGGTGGACGTGGTCATAAGGGTCAAAAATCTCGTTCTGGAAGTGGTATATATCGTGGTTTTGAAGGTGGTCAGATGCCTTTATATCGTCGTTTGCCAAAATTTGGGTTTACCTCGCGTAAATCATTATTTACTACAGAAATACGTTTATCTGATTTGATGAAAATCAAAGATAATAGTAAAGTTAAAGATAATAGTATAGTTGATATTAAAGCATTAAAACTAACTAATATTATCAATAACCACATTAAATTTGTAAAAGTTATTTTATCCGGTAAAATATCTATACCAATAACTATTCACGGGTTACGAGTAACCAAAGGGGCACGTTCTGCAATTGAAGCCGTTGGTGGTAATATTAAGGAATATTAG
- the rplF gene encoding 50S ribosomal protein L6: MSRVAKAPVVIPTGVEIKIIGQEILVKGKNGVLNRIINHAVNVQHIDNILTFKPHNGFVNGWAQAGTARALLNNMIIGVTDGFTKKLQLVGVGYRASIIGNSISLSIGFSHVINHILPIGIIAECPTQTEIILKGADKQLVGQVAADLRAYRRPEPYKGKGIRYADEIVRLKEAKKK, encoded by the coding sequence ATGTCTCGTGTTGCAAAAGCACCTGTCGTTATTCCTACCGGTGTAGAGATAAAAATTATAGGTCAAGAAATTTTAGTAAAAGGAAAAAACGGAGTACTCAATCGTATTATTAATCATGCTGTAAACGTTCAGCATATAGATAATATATTAACTTTTAAGCCACATAATGGTTTTGTAAATGGTTGGGCTCAAGCAGGTACTGCTCGTGCTCTTTTAAATAATATGATTATAGGTGTTACCGACGGATTTACTAAAAAATTACAGTTAGTTGGTGTGGGTTATCGTGCAAGTATTATAGGTAATTCTATTAGTTTATCTATTGGATTTTCTCATGTTATTAATCATATATTACCAATTGGTATTATTGCTGAGTGTCCAACTCAGACAGAAATTATATTAAAAGGCGCTGATAAACAGCTTGTCGGTCAAGTAGCAGCTGATCTACGAGCTTATCGTCGTCCTGAACCTTATAAAGGAAAAGGTATTCGTTACGCAGATGAAATCGTGCGTCTTAAAGAAGCTAAAAAAAAGTAA
- the rplX gene encoding 50S ribosomal protein L24 — MATKIRRNDEVIVLTGKDKGKRGKIKNVLSSGKVIVEGINLVKKHQKPLPALNKPGGIVKIEAAIQISNVAIFNAVTSKADRVGFRFEYGKKIRFFKSNNETIK, encoded by the coding sequence ATGGCAACAAAAATACGTCGTAACGACGAAGTTATCGTTCTAACTGGCAAAGATAAAGGTAAACGAGGTAAGATAAAAAATGTTTTATCTTCAGGTAAGGTTATTGTTGAAGGTATTAATTTAGTTAAAAAACATCAGAAACCTCTTCCGGCATTAAATAAACCTGGAGGTATCGTTAAAATAGAAGCTGCCATTCAGATTTCTAACGTTGCGATCTTTAATGCAGTAACTAGTAAGGCTGATCGTGTAGGTTTTAGATTTGAATATGGTAAAAAAATCCGTTTCTTTAAGTCTAATAACGAAACTATTAAGTAA
- the rpsC gene encoding 30S ribosomal protein S3 encodes MGQKVHPNGIRLGIVKPWNSTWFANTKEFAANLDSDFKVRQFLSKKLIKAFISRIVIERPAKSIRVTIHTARPGIVIGKKGEDVEKMRTVIASIAGVPAQINIAEVRKPELDAKLVADSIASQLERRVMFRRAMKRAVQNAIRLGAKGIKVEVSGRLGGAEIARSEWYREGRVPLHTLRADVDYNISEAHTTYGVIGVKVWIFKGEILGGMTVIEQPELATQPKKQQRKNRK; translated from the coding sequence ATGGGTCAAAAAGTGCATCCGAACGGTATTCGTTTAGGTATTGTAAAACCATGGAATTCAACTTGGTTTGCAAATACTAAAGAATTTGCTGCTAATTTAGATAGTGATTTTAAAGTACGTCAATTTTTAAGTAAAAAATTAATTAAAGCATTTATATCTCGTATAGTTATTGAACGTCCAGCTAAAAGTATTCGTGTAACCATTCATACTGCTCGTCCTGGTATTGTTATTGGTAAAAAAGGCGAAGATGTTGAAAAAATGCGTACAGTAATAGCTAGCATAGCTGGTGTGCCTGCACAGATTAATATTGCTGAAGTTCGTAAACCGGAACTAGATGCTAAACTAGTAGCTGATAGTATCGCTTCACAATTAGAACGACGAGTAATGTTTCGTCGTGCTATGAAACGAGCTGTACAGAATGCTATCCGTCTTGGTGCTAAAGGAATTAAAGTTGAAGTAAGTGGACGTTTAGGAGGTGCTGAAATTGCACGTAGTGAATGGTATCGTGAAGGTCGTGTACCATTACATACATTACGTGCTGATGTTGATTATAATATTTCTGAAGCACATACGACTTATGGTGTAATTGGTGTCAAAGTATGGATCTTTAAAGGTGAGATTTTAGGTGGTATGACTGTGATTGAACAACCAGAATTGGCTACGCAACCTAAAAAGCAACAACGTAAAAACCGTAAGTAA
- the rplN gene encoding 50S ribosomal protein L14, translating to MIQEQTMLNVADNSGARSVMCIKVLGGSHRRYANIGDIIKITIKEAIPRGKVKKGDVLKAVIVRTKKGVRRPDGSVIRFDVNACVILNNNNELPIGTRIFGPVTRELRTEKFMKIISLAPEVL from the coding sequence ATGATCCAAGAACAGACAATGTTGAATGTTGCTGATAACTCCGGTGCACGTAGTGTAATGTGTATTAAGGTTCTTGGTGGCTCTCATCGTCGATATGCAAACATTGGAGATATTATTAAAATAACAATTAAAGAAGCTATTCCTCGTGGTAAAGTAAAAAAAGGTGATGTGTTAAAGGCTGTAATAGTGCGTACTAAGAAAGGTGTACGTCGCCCTGATGGTTCTGTTATTCGCTTTGATGTTAATGCATGTGTTATTTTAAATAATAATAACGAGCTACCTATAGGGACACGTATTTTTGGTCCTGTAACTCGTGAGCTGCGTACTGAGAAATTTATGAAGATTATATCTTTGGCACCAGAAGTACTTTAA
- the rpmD gene encoding 50S ribosomal protein L30 codes for MTTNTIKITQVRSSIGRLPNHKATLVGLGLYRIGHTVEREDTPMIRGMINTISYMLKVESKTG; via the coding sequence ATGACTACTAATACAATTAAAATTACTCAAGTACGTAGTTCAATTGGTCGTTTACCTAATCATAAAGCCACTTTGGTTGGTTTGGGTTTATATCGTATTGGACATACCGTTGAGCGAGAAGATACTCCAATGATACGTGGCATGATAAATACCATTTCATATATGTTAAAAGTAGAAAGTAAAACAGGATAG
- the rplP gene encoding 50S ribosomal protein L16 encodes MLQPKRTKFRKMHKGRNRGFARGTDVSFGTFGLKATDRGRISARQIEAARRAMTRAVKRQGKIWIRIFPDKPITEKPLEVRMGKGKGNVEYWVALIQPGKVLYEMDGVPEEEARQAFKLAAAKLPIKTTFVTKVVM; translated from the coding sequence ATGTTACAACCAAAACGTACAAAATTTCGAAAAATGCATAAAGGTCGCAATCGTGGTTTTGCTCGAGGAACGGATGTTAGCTTCGGTACTTTTGGCCTTAAGGCTACGGATCGTGGTCGTATAAGTGCTCGTCAGATAGAAGCAGCACGTCGTGCTATGACTCGTGCAGTTAAGCGTCAAGGTAAGATTTGGATCCGTATATTTCCAGATAAACCAATTACTGAAAAACCTCTAGAAGTACGTATGGGAAAAGGTAAGGGTAATGTCGAATACTGGGTTGCCTTAATTCAGCCTGGTAAGGTGTTATATGAAATGGATGGTGTTCCTGAAGAAGAGGCTCGTCAAGCATTTAAGTTAGCAGCTGCAAAACTACCTATCAAAACTACATTTGTAACTAAAGTGGTAATGTAA
- the rpsQ gene encoding 30S ribosomal protein S17 — MVDKIRTLQGRVISNKMQKSSVVAIERFVKHPVYGKFIKRTTKLYIHDEKNECCIGDLVEIRETRPISKTKSWTLVRIVEKTIL; from the coding sequence ATGGTAGATAAAATTCGAACTCTGCAAGGCCGTGTTATTAGTAATAAGATGCAAAAATCTAGTGTCGTCGCTATCGAGCGATTTGTGAAACACCCAGTTTATGGTAAGTTTATTAAGCGTACGACTAAACTATATATTCATGACGAAAAGAATGAATGTTGTATTGGTGATTTAGTAGAAATACGTGAAACTCGTCCGATATCTAAAACTAAATCTTGGACTTTAGTTCGCATTGTAGAGAAAACAATCTTGTAA
- the rplE gene encoding 50S ribosomal protein L5 — MAKLHDYYKNEVVQKLMTKLGYNSVMQVPRVEKITLNMGVGEAISDKKLLDNAVFDLAAISGQKPLITKARKSVAGFKIRQGYPIGCKVTLRGERMWEFFERLITIAIPRIRDFRGFSAKSFDGYGNYSIGVREQIIFPEIDYDKIDLVRGLDITITTTAKSDNEGRALLTAFNFPFRK, encoded by the coding sequence ATGGCGAAACTGCATGATTACTACAAAAACGAAGTAGTCCAGAAACTCATGACAAAGTTGGGCTATAATTCTGTCATGCAAGTCCCTCGGGTCGAGAAGATTACCCTGAATATGGGTGTTGGTGAAGCGATCTCTGACAAGAAACTGCTAGATAATGCGGTATTTGACCTAGCAGCAATCTCCGGTCAAAAACCGTTGATCACTAAAGCACGCAAATCAGTTGCAGGCTTCAAAATCCGTCAGGGCTATCCGATCGGTTGTAAAGTAACTTTGCGTGGCGAACGTATGTGGGAATTTTTTGAACGTCTAATTACTATTGCAATCCCTCGTATCAGAGATTTTCGTGGTTTTTCTGCTAAATCTTTTGATGGATATGGTAATTATAGTATAGGTGTTCGTGAGCAAATTATTTTTCCAGAAATCGATTACGACAAAATTGATCTCGTTCGTGGTTTGGATATTACCATTACCACTACTGCGAAATCTGATAATGAAGGCCGTGCTTTACTTACTGCTTTTAACTTTCCTTTTCGTAAGTAA
- the rpsE gene encoding 30S ribosomal protein S5 produces the protein MAHIDKQSGELQEKLIAVNRVSKTVKGGRIFSFTALTVVGDGKGCVGFGYGKAREVPAAIQKAMEKARRNIINVVLAQGTLQHPVKGSHTGSRVFMQPASEGTGIIAGGAMRAVLEVAGVHNVLAKAYGSTNPINVVRATIDGLGNMKSPEMVAAKRGKSIKEILE, from the coding sequence ATGGCACACATTGATAAACAATCTGGCGAATTACAGGAAAAACTTATCGCAGTAAATCGTGTTTCTAAAACTGTAAAAGGTGGTCGTATTTTCTCTTTTACTGCACTTACTGTAGTAGGTGACGGAAAAGGTTGTGTTGGTTTTGGTTATGGTAAAGCGCGTGAAGTACCTGCAGCTATTCAAAAAGCAATGGAAAAGGCTCGTCGTAATATAATTAATGTCGTATTAGCCCAAGGTACATTACAACATCCTGTTAAAGGGTCACATACAGGTTCTCGTGTATTTATGCAACCAGCTTCTGAAGGTACTGGTATTATCGCTGGTGGTGCAATGCGTGCTGTATTAGAAGTTGCTGGAGTTCATAACGTTTTAGCTAAGGCATATGGATCTACCAATCCTATAAATGTAGTTCGCGCTACTATCGATGGTTTAGGAAACATGAAATCTCCAGAAATGGTTGCTGCTAAACGTGGTAAATCTATCAAAGAAATTTTAGAGTAA